One Pagrus major chromosome 11, Pma_NU_1.0 genomic region harbors:
- the dynlt2b gene encoding dynein light chain Tctex-type protein 2B, with the protein MTDTDTYLIRPNHQHKFKPAIVKECIREIVRERLSGMRYDPEEVPELSRSLADSIKDKVKTSGFDRYKLVVQVVIGEQRGQGVKMTSRCLWDADTDNYAEDVFMNDSLFCAVAVFGSYYY; encoded by the exons ATGACGGACACGGACACATACCTCATACGACCTAATCACCAGCACAA GTTTAAGCCAGCCATTGTGAAGGAGTGTATACGTGAAATTGTGAGGGAGAGACTGTCAGGGATGCGGTACGATCCAGAAGAAGTCCCAGAGCTGTCCCGTTCACTGGCAGACAGCATTAAGGATAAAGTGAAGA CTTCAGGATTCGACAGATATAAGCTTGTCGTGCAGGTGGTTATCGGAGAACAGCGAGGACAAGGAGTCAA GATGACCTCAAGGTGTTTATGGGATGCTGACACAGACAACTATGCAGAAGATGTTTTCATGAAC GACAGCTTGTTCTGTGCGGTGGCTGTTTTTGGAAGCTATTACTACTGA